One window from the genome of Alosa alosa isolate M-15738 ecotype Scorff River chromosome 15, AALO_Geno_1.1, whole genome shotgun sequence encodes:
- the esrrd gene encoding estrogen-related receptor gamma: MDLKGFCLTENFHFLSQHNHFLDSTTTDGPPSPLEPCIKPDPSSPAFPPDSNSPFSPAGTSESSGYSFFSQTQSLNPDSPGSSSSSSSSRGSCTPPGSSSHHYHTERSGGLSVGGDVVRLAGEYASTLGSAHKRLCLVCGDFASGYHYGVASCEACKAFFKRTIQGNIEYTCPVTNECEITKRRRKSCQACRFQKCLRAGMMKEGVRMDRVRGGRQKYKRRVDCGLTLYTKTPFLHPAKPIGNKMISQLLVSEPAPLCAIPDSSSGGSAELKTLLTLCDLLNRELLVMIGWAKNIPGFSALSLVDQMALLQGGWMEALVLSVVSRSLGSADELVFADNLRLAEGQCRAAGLADLYTTLRHLTRKYQQMGLSPEELVTLKAMTLANADAANLEGAEAVQRFRDALHEALQEHESGQHPVEPHRAGRLLMTLPLLRQTAARAVDTFSRLHRERRVPMHKLFLEMLDNKI, encoded by the exons ATGGACCTCAAAGGCTTCTGTCTGACAGAGAACTTCCACTTTCTCAGCCAGCACAACCA TTTCTTGGATTCCACCACGACCGACGGGCCTCCGTCGCCGCTCGAACCTTGCATCAAACCGGACCCATCGAGCCCGGCTTTCCCCCCGGACAGTAACTCCCCCTTCAGCCCTGCCGGTACATCGGAAAGCAGCGGTTACAGCTTCTTCTCGCAGACCCAGTCCCTCAACCCCGACTCGCCCGGCtctagtagcagcagcagcagcagccgagGCAGCTGCACGCCGCCCGGATCCAGCTCCCATCACTACCATACGGAGCGCAGTGGCGGGCTGTCGGTTGGCGGAGATGTGGTTCGCCTCGCTGGGGAATACGCGTCCACGCTTGGCTCTGCACACAAGCGGCTCTGTCTAGTCTGCGGAGACTTTGCATCTGGATATCACTATGGGGTCGCGTCCTGCGAAGCGTGCAAGGCGTTCTTCAAGAGAACCATTCAAG GTAACATTGAGTACACCTGCCCTGTGACAAACGAGTGTGAGATCACCAAGCGCCGGCGGAAGTCCTGCCAGGCGTGTCGCTTCCAGAAGTGTCTGCGTGCAGGCATGATGAAGGAGG GTGTCCGTATGGACCGAGTGAGGGGAGGCCGACAGAAGTACAAGCGCAGAGTGGACTGTGGCCTGACGCTCTATACCAAAACCCCTTTCTTACATCCGGCCAAACCCATCG GCAACAAAATGATCTCCCAGCTGCTGGTGTCTGAGCCGGCGCCTCTGTGTGCTATCCCCGACTCATCCTCCGGGGGCAGTGCTGAGCTCAAGACCCTGCTCACCCTCTGTGACCTCCTCAACAGAGAGCTGCTCGTCATGATCGGCTGGGCCAAGAACATCCCAG GCTTCTCTGCACTCTCATTGGTGGACCAGATGGCGCTGCTGCAAGGCGGCTGGATGGAGGCGCTGGTGCTGTCGGTGGTGTCGCGTTCGCTCGGCTCCGCCGACGAGCTGGTGTTTGCCGATAACCTGCGTCTAGCCGAGGGCCAGTGCCGGGCGGCCGGGCTGGCTGACCTCTACACCACGCTGCGTCACCTGACGCGCAAGTACCAGCAGATGGGCCTGAGCCCTGAGGAGCTGGTCACCCTCAAAGCCATGACCCTCGCCAAcgcag ACGCGGCGAACCTGGAGGGTGCGGAGGCGGTGCAGCGTTTCCGTGACGCTCTCCACGAGGCCTTGCAGGAGCACGAGAGCGGTCAGCACCCCGTGGAGCCTCACCGCGCCGGCCGGCTGCTCATGACGTTGCCTTTGCTCCGGCAGACAGCGGCGCGCGCCGTCGACACCTTCTCCCGGCTGCACCGCGAGCGCCGCGTGCCCATGCACAAGCTCTTCCTGGAGATGCTCGACAACAAGATATGA